The stretch of DNA GTGGGGAGAGGGCAGTCAGGCTGAGCCAGGCCCCTGGCATCCTGTCTCCCGCCCAGGGCTGGGTGGCCACCCTGGACCCCAGCCAGGAAGTAGGAGTAGGAAGCCCACCGGACCGTCGTGGGACACACAGGGGGACGGCTTAGGAAGAGCCAAGGCCTCCAATTACTTTGAATCAGGTCACAGTGGGGAAGAGGaacaggccccaggccccagcctcagGCCTCGACACTACCTTCAGACACAAACCGGACGTTTTCCTCATGGGCCAATGTGTAGGTCTCTTGGGCTCCCTCAAGGGACGGAGACGTGGCAGGGGGCCGCCGGCCGTTCACCCGGTTAAACACAAGCCTTGGCCCCGAACTGCGGAGTGAGGACGAGCTGGTCAGCAACTGTCCTATGCCCTGGTGATGCCTGGCAAAGCTCCAAGAGCAGCttcagccccccctcccccccacccgccATGCCAGGCCCAGCCTGGGCACTTCCTTGAACTTCAGGGCAGCTGCTGCTGCAGTGGTggctgaggcctctctcctgcaGGCCCAAGCTCCGGGCAGCTCGATTCACACCGGCCCTGTGTCCAGACCCCcagcagggctccatgctcaaggCACACAGGCGCTCCTCCACGGGTCTCTCGGGCACCCCTACTGCACCtgcaccccacctccccaggacCAGCCAGGCCTCCAACAACCCGTGTTCTGGTATGAGCTACAACCGGACCACTCCGACCCAACCACAATTGGCCAAGCACAATTCGAGGCCATCTTCTCCCCCCACAGAAGCTTCTCCATCTCACCAACGTCCCCAGTGTGGAAGGACCCAAACAAGAAACAGGCCGTCTGTGCCCTTCCCGCTTCCTGGCTGCCCCAGGCTCCGTGGGGACGAACCCTAGGTGATGGTCTGACCAGACAGCACTTCGCCACTGAGTGGGGAAGCTGTGACTTCAACCCCAGCCCATCCCTGCAGGTCCCAGACGAGGCCACACTCTTGCCCAGGGGGTGGGAATGCCGAGTGAGGAGATGGGATGTCCAGGGAGCCGCTGGGCCTGTGTCAAGGATCagagggcagtggggggggggggtgggggggtcccagGGCAGCAATGGGCTGCCCCTCCTGGCGGCAGCAGCCTAGCCCTGCACACACAAAGCCCAGGATGGGGCCGCGGAGGGAACGGGGCCCACACCTACAGCAGGAGGTGGGAGCCGGGAGTCCTGGGCTGCACGTGCCACTCCGCCAGGCACTCGCGGTCCCGCCGGCCTGCTCGCCTTCCTGGGCTCAGGTGCCCCACCGCCGCTCGGGGGTCCTCCTTGGCTGAGAGGGGCACTAAAATAAAGAGGAGTGTCTTGAGGGGCACCTCCCGCCAGCTCCAGGCCAGCGGAGAAAATGGGGAGGGCGGGGCTCGGCCCAGGCTGCACCCACCGGAGGGTGCGCAGCTTTGTTCTCATGCGCAGCTTTGTTCTCAGCTCGGACAGCCCTtgcctgcctcccccctccaGCCGGCAGACTCCAAAGTGCAGGCTGGACATCAAAAAGGGTGAACAAAATAGGGAATTGCAGCCATGGGCTGTGCATCACGGGGACCAAGGCGGCGGCCTGACCCGGCTGAGCAGGGGCCCCAGCAGGCAGGCAGCCCCTAACCCATAAAGGATCCTCCAGGGCCCTCTGGATTCAAGGGCACTGGCTCAAGTGTGCACCTGTGGCTGAAGGCCACACTGTGCCCACTCAGGGAGGCTGCCTGGAGGCAGGCTCGGTGTCCCTGCTCAGCACCCACGTGGGCATCCTCGAACTCGGCCTCCTCTCTGACCCCCAAGGTAAACCGCCCACCCAttcccagcccagggccctgagCTCCGCAGGGAAGTGACCCGCCCAAAGTCACATGCTGTAAATGGGCAGTAGTCCCAGAACTGAACTGCACACCTGCCCGACCTCAAGGCCCACGACTAGAACTCCCAGGCCACCTCCCTGACCTGCTCGCCTGAccatgggagggagggggtgtCACACGGCGCCATTTTATCTTCTTCCCAGCAATGGACATGACCTCCACTATCCTCTGCTGTCCCACACTGGGAACTAGAGCCCCTGAACCACAACCCCAGCCTGCATAATTAGCAGGTCAGCTGCTTGGCCGGAGCACCTGCAAGTGCACCAGGCACCAGGTGTGGGGGATGCAGCGGGGGCCCAGACACCCCCTCTCATGAGCAAGTCAGGGTGAGGGGTGCTGGGTAGTAAAAAACCACTACCGAGGAAAAACTAGAGAAGGTGGATAGGAAGGCAGGTGGAGCCCTTTTGGGAGGGTGGCCCCCTGGGAAGGCTcaggggggagggaggacccACTGGCCGCTTTAGCCTCCCAGCAGGGTCTTTTCAAAGCcactggggctgggagggggtggccCCAGAGGAGGGCGTGACCTCAGAGGGAAGGGGTGTCTGTTCACGCCTCCCTGGGGTGCAGAAGGCCCCCGGGGCGCACAGCACTGCGGCATGCTGTCCGAACCAGGCAGGCTGCAGTGTGCCCAACTGGCTAAGGGCCAGCGGAGGGGGCAGGCGAGGCCCCCCAGGGGCCTTAGGAGCTCTACACACGTGCTTCCCTGGCACTCCCCAACCCTGCCACGGATGCAACCTGATTTCATCAGCAACAGGACTCTGTAGAGGGAGGTGCTGTGCTTCTCCAGGTgagagggtggggggcacccTGGACCACTCTGCTCCCGGTTCTCTGCCTGGGTGAGCAGTGGTGGCTCTACACCTAAGTGTGCTTTGCTCTGCTGGGCGGTGGGGCAGCCGTGAGCACCAAAGCCGAAATCACAAGACAATAGTTTAGCACAGCCTGGGTCTCAGGAGCTGCCCCCGGAGGCCCTGCTCACCTGTCTCCCCAGGACACACCTGTGATTGGCCTAGAACGTTCCCATCACTAGGATGCAGCCTCAAAATGTTCACATGCCCCCAGCATTAGATCCCGGGGGAAGGGCCTCAGCCCAGAAAGATCCCCACAGGCTGCCTCCACCCCCTGGCCCTCCTCAACGCTGAGTCAGGGGCTCTGAGCCGGCAGCCCTATCTGCTCCCCCGCCCACAACCTAGCCCGGGAGGCTTAGGCCTTGTGGGCCTGGAAGAAAGCCCCGGGTCCAGGAGATGGGGAAAGTGAAACCAAAGGTCCAGAACTGAGACAAAAAAGGAACCGGCTCAGCTCCCGGGGATGAGGGGCGTTGACCTCCAGGTCAAGGTCACGTGGAGGCCAAATTGGCCAGGAATGAAACTCCTGGGGCGCTGGAAAGGCCGGAGGCTGCACGTTCCCGCGAGGCCCCAGCATCCGTGGGAGGCCTCCCGTGGCAGCCAGGGTGCTCTGGGTGAAGGGCACAGGAGGGCGGCGCCTGGGCGGGGGGGAGCCACGTGCACTTGCTCCCCCCGCCGGCTGGGCAAGGCCGGGGCTGGCAGCCTCCCGCGGGGCCGGAGCCAGGCGGCCTTCGGGCCTGCACCCTGGGACGTTTTGCTCCCGCCTTCCCGGGCAGCTCGCCTCCAGCCGTGGCCTCGCCGCCCAAGGTCGCCCGGGGCACGGGAGTCGGCCGCGTGGAGTCCTCCGGTCCGGGAGCCGCTCCGCCGCCTCCGCGCTTGGGCTCCGCCGTCCCAGGGGCCACCGTGGAGCGGGGCCTCGCGCTCCGCCGCCCGCCGGGGGGCCAGGTGCCAGGTGCGACGGGGCCCGCAGCCCCGAGCCGCCCGCGCAGGCGGGGTCACACGCCCCGCCCCGCGCATGTGGCCGGTCTCCGCGAACCTTCCCCAAGGTCAACCGCTTGGACCCCGGCGGCCGCCCGCGCGTCTCACCTCGACAGGGGCCAGGGTCCCGGCGGCTGCGCCCGCGGGGCCGGGAGGGTCGGCGGCGCGGGCTGCCGGCATTTCAGGAGCTCGCCGAGCCGGCTGTCCACCTGCTGCTGCGGGGGACCTGCGGGCACCGGGCGCGTCAGCCGCCgcagcgccccccgcgccccccgcgcccccgcgccccgcccgcgcaCCTGTGCGGCGCTGCGCCACCAGCTTGCTGGGCCCTTTGCTGATGGTGTACATGGTGCGGAGGGGCCGCCGCCCGCGTTCGCCGCCGCGCGCCCTACCCTGCCCTCCGCCCGCGCTCCGctccgcggggcccggggcgcggcccCTTTAACGGGCGGCCGgcgcggcgggaggggcgggccCGCTACACGCCCTCGGCCCTTAAAGGGCCCGCGGCTCGGGCGGCGCTGGGGCCGCGCTCCCAGCGCCCCACGCGCACggcccgcacctggggcggggccgggggcggggccagggagccgggggcgggccctgcgaggggcggggccgggcagggggcGCCGCGCTCGCCGCAGGTCCGGGAGAAGCGCGCACACCCGGCGACCCGGGAGGCGGTGCCCTCCCGAGCGGCGCCCCCGGGGCCTGCGGGCCCGATGCCCCCCTGGGCTCCACGGAGGCCGCCCCTCGTCCAGCATCTGGTCGCGTCCGGTCCTTACCATGCCCACCGGCGCCCCAGGAAGCGGCCCGCCCACAGTGGGGCTCTGCGAtccgcccccgcgccgccgcgtCCACGGGGCCCGGCCCCGTCTGCGAGCTGTGCCCCAGGGCGCCGTGCGGTCCCGGGGCCCAAGCAGTC from Vulpes vulpes isolate BD-2025 chromosome 3, VulVul3, whole genome shotgun sequence encodes:
- the MCRIP2 gene encoding MAPK regulated corepressor interacting protein 2 isoform X2, encoding MYTISKGPSKLVAQRRTGPPQQQVDSRLGELLKCRQPAPPTLPAPRAQPPGPWPLSSSGPRLVFNRVNGRRPPATSPSLEGAQETYTLAHEENVRFVSEAWQQVEQQLGSGPTGHSGPRPVQYVEKTPNPRLQNFVPIDLDEWWAQQFLARITNCS
- the MCRIP2 gene encoding MAPK regulated corepressor interacting protein 2 isoform X4, yielding MYTISKGPSKLVAQRRTGPPQQQVDSRLGELLKCRQPAPPTLPAPRAQPPGPWPLSSSGPRLVFNRVNGRRPPATSPSLEGAQETYTLAHEENVRFVSEDFVPIDLDEWWAQQFLARITNCS
- the MCRIP2 gene encoding MAPK regulated corepressor interacting protein 2 isoform X1, encoding MYTISKGPSKLVAQRRTGPPQQQVDSRLGELLKCRQPAPPTLPAPRAQPPGPWPLSSSGPRLVFNRVNGRRPPATSPSLEGAQETYTLAHEENVRFVSEAWQQVEQQLGSGPTGHSGPRPVQYVEKTPNPRLQSLGEGPVVSSKGEMLSDAGGSITAQPSTLPTDFVPIDLDEWWAQQFLARITNCS
- the MCRIP2 gene encoding MAPK regulated corepressor interacting protein 2 isoform X3; amino-acid sequence: MYTISKGPSKLVAQRRTGPPQQQVDSRLGELLKCRQPAPPTLPAPRAQPPGPWPLSSSGPRLVFNRVNGRRPPATSPSLEGAQETYTLAHEENVRFVSEAWQQVEQQLGSGPTGHSGPRPVQLCAH